From one Triticum aestivum cultivar Chinese Spring chromosome 4B, IWGSC CS RefSeq v2.1, whole genome shotgun sequence genomic stretch:
- the LOC123091453 gene encoding disease resistance protein RGA2, with product MEVLISAVAGDLVSRFISFLVQSYGTQTCEEEDRRRLERILLRMHMVVEEAEGRHITNRGMFLQLKTLIEGVHLGYYMLDKLKFQPLGEESVEDDEVSHWSQSLAVSTFDAAKRLRFAVAASMMKNTPITFSTRSTTKLKSVLASLEATTADMREFVVLLGSCPRLPRQPYCMHLYMDKCMFGRHVEKEQLINFLLCDDTRHDCAHISILPIIGPHRIGKKTLVQHACKDERVCNRFSHMFFFKGDDLRNEVFALNSQAASGKYLFVVDFIFDVDEAAWTNFQSYLQKLPGAGIKIVVTGRAEQVANLGTAQPIRLRSLSQEEYWYYFKALAFGSTNPDEHPKLASLGMQLAALLQGSFLGANILGELLRANPSTEFWRGVLSSIRGIVREHLLSFGTHPEDLLGRNFPVNFGSAALVGGQAQGYLVYDLREAGPAQSELPKLTSQELLTGRDIPVEDKFEVLVWRSRIPPYCDYVVTYEKQKIHVAARKRQRKC from the coding sequence ATGGAGGTTCTGATTTCAGCTGTGGCGGGTGATCTTGTCAGCCGGTTCATCTCTTTCCTGGTGCAAAGTTATGGCACTCAAACATGTGAGGAGGAGGATCGTAGAAGGCTGGAACGCATCTTGCTAAGGATGCACATGGTTGTTGAGGAAGCAGAGGGGCGGCACATCACAAATCGAGGGATGTTCCTGCAGCTGAAGACACTCATCGAGGGTGTGCATCTCGGGTACTACATGCTTGACAAGCTCAAGTTCCAACCCCTTGGAGAAGAGAGCGTTGAAGATGATGAGGTGAGTCACTGGAGCCAATCTCTTGCCGTTTCTACTTTTGACGCCGCCAAGCGCCTTCGTTTTGCTGTTGCTGCTTCTATGATGAAGAACACACCAATAACATTTAGTACCAGGAGCACAACAAAGTTGAAAAGTGTTCTTGCAAGCTTAGAGGCTACGACTGCAGATATGAGAGAGTTCGTTGTGCTCCTCGGCAGCTGCCCTCGCCTTCCTCGCCAGCCATACTGTATGCACCTATACATGGATAAGTGCATGTTTGGTCGCCACGTTGAGAAAGAGCAACTCATCAACTTCTTGCTATGTGATGACACTCGTCACGATTGCGCACATATTAGCATCCTGCCGATCATCGGCCCACACAGAATTGGGAAGAAAACTCTGGTGCAACATGCTTGCAAGGATGAGAGGGTGTGCAATCGTTTCTCCCACATGTTTTTCTTCAAAGGAGATGATCTACGGAACGAAGTATTTGCATTGAACAGCCAGGCAGCCTCAGGGAAGTACTTGTTTGTTGTGGATTTCATCTTCGATGTGGATGAGGCAGCATGGACAAACTTCCAGTCATATTTGCAGAAGTTGCCAGGTGCTGGGATCAAAATTGTAGTGACAGGCAGAGCAGAGCAAGTTGCAAACTTGGGGACTGCTCAACCGATCAGGCTGAGGAGTCTGTCTCAAGAAGAGTACTGGTACTACTTCAAGGCACTCGCCTTTGGAAGCACGAATCCTGATGAGCACCCGAAACTGGCATCTTTGGGCATGCAACTAGCGGCGCTCCTACAGGGATCATTTCTTGGTGCAAACATACTCGGGGAGCTACTAAGAGCTAATCCAAGCACAGAATTCTGGCGCGGAGTATTATCGAGCATAAGAGGAATAGTTCGTGAGCACTTGTTGTCCTTCGGCACGCACCCGGAGGACCTTCTTGGTAGAAATTTTCCTGTGAATTTCGGCAGTGCGGCCTTGGTGGGTGGTCAGGCTCAGGGATACCTGGTGTATGATCTTAGGGAGGCTGGCCCTGCTCAAAGTGAGCTGCCAAAACTGACGTCGCAAGAACTACTGACAGGCCGTGATATACCTGTTGAAGACAAGTTTGAGGTGCTAGTATGGAGATCTCGGATCCCGCCTTACTGCGACTACGTCGTTACCTACGAAAAACAGAAGATTCATGTGGCAGCGAGAAAACGTCAGCGCAAATGTTAA